TTAATCTGAACTAAATCATTAAGTTCTTCCTCGATGGGTCGGGGTTCTAAACGACATTTGAGTAAAAACGAATCATATTGATCTGCCATTTGTTCATAAACTCTGGAGGCGACTAAATGGGTATTCGCTTTACCATTGGGATCTAAAAAGGTTAATAACGGTGCAAGAATAGCGACTAAAACGGGAATAATCACCGCCACTAATTGATAAGTCCCACTGATGGCTTGCACACCAGCAACAGCCGCTAAAACAGTGCTGGGAATGCCAATATAAAGATGAGTTCTTGTCCAGCGAATGGAAACATAAATATGCGCTTGACTCAAAACTCGACA
This DNA window, taken from Planktothrix sp. FACHB-1365, encodes the following:
- a CDS encoding SLATT domain-containing protein: MSASSSPDNLINNPVSSSVPVEQNSGKPLPYVAQEDIIYRAFDRKTVCRVLSQAHIYVSIRWTRTHLYIGIPSTVLAAVAGVQAISGTYQLVAVIIPVLVAILAPLLTFLDPNGKANTHLVASRVYEQMADQYDSFLLKCRLEPRPIEEELNDLVQINSAYGESKKSLPACPEWAYQKALRTENDIQKLIPDELKKAGNYGRSIGNTSS